The DNA window ATGGATGAAAATTTAATGATGATATGGCAGAAGTGCCTTCAGTTTATGCGTGACAATCTTAACGCAGCTGAAGATAATTCTGATTTGAAAAAACTTGAAAAGTCTTTCGACTTACTGTTTGATAAAGTGCAGCCAATCTCTTTGGTTGACAACAATCTTACATTAATGGTGCCGAGTGATTTTTACAAGGAATATATAGAAGATAATTACCTATCTTTACTTTCTGCTGCCCTGAAGAAAAATATAGGAAAAGGAGTTAAATTATGGTATTCAGTAATGGAAAATAAGCCTAATGGTTTAGAAAAACCCGTTACAATGAACATGAAAGGAAAGAGTGTTCCTACTCCGAAAATGCAGGAAACAATGCCGCAGGGTTTTTCATCCAATATTGTTAATCCTTTTGTAGTACCCGGAATTAAAAAAGTAAATATAGATTCTAATCTGAAATCAGATTTTTCTTTTGATAATTACGTAGAGGGAGAGAGTAATAAATTTGCAGCTACAGTAGCAAGATCTATTGCAAAAAGACCTGGAGCAACAGCTTTTAATCCATTATTTTTATATGGTGGATATGGGGTAGGGAAAACCCACTTAGGACAAGCAGTAGGTTTGGAAGTTAAAAGCCAGTTTCCGGATAAAGTAGTACTTTATCTGTCTTCTGAAAAATTTATTCAGCAGTTTATATCGGCAGCTAAAGCTCATAAACAAACTGAATTTGCAAACTTTTACCAAATGGTAGATGTTTTAATTATTGATGATATTCAGTTTCTTTCTGGGAAATCAGCTACTCAAGATAGTTTCTTCCATATTTTTGATTATTTACATCAAAATGGAAAGCAGATCATTCTGACTTCTGATAAGGCACCTGTAGATATTATGGATATTCAGGATAGAATTGTTTCCCGCTTTAAATGGGGACTTTCAGCAGAGATCAAATCTCCGGATCTTGATACCAGAAGAAAAATTATTGTTGATAAATTAAGCAGAGACGGAATTGTTCTTACAGAAGATATGCTTGATTTCTTAGCTGCAGAAGCTAAAACCAATGTAAGAGAACTTATTGGAGTAATCAACTCAGTAATTGCCTATTCCACAATATATAAATCTGATCTAAGTCTAGAATTATTAAAAGATACGATCAACAAGATTGCTGCTAATCAGAAAAAAATCATCAATATTCCTTATATTCAGGAGATTGTATGCGATTATTTTGGTATTAAAAGAGAGCAGCTACTTTCTAAGACAAGAAAAAGAGAAATTGCTCTTCCAAGACAGTTAGCTATGTATTTTGCTAAAGAATTTACGAATGCCACATTTACTAAAATTGGTGAAGAGATGGGAGGCAAAGATCATTCAACTGTAATGTATGCGTGCGAAACAATAAAAGATGTTTCAAAGATCGATAAAGAAGTGAAAAAATACGTAAAGGAACTTACTGAAAGAATAAAGCATTAAATAATTTAATTTGATATAAAGAAAAATGAAGGATAGAATTATTCTTCATTTTTTGTTTAATTTTGTTTCTTACGTTACTACTCATAAACAGATACATTTATTCACATGAAAATATTGATGGTATGCTTAGGGAATATATGCAGAAGCCCTTTGGCAGAAGGAATTATGAAGACAAAACTTCCGGACGGCTTTTTTGTAGATTCCGTTGGGACTATTTCAATGCATGAAGGGGAGCACCCGGATAAGCGGGCAATAAAAACAGCCTCAAATCACGGAATTGATATTTCAAAACAAAGGTCGAGACCCATTTCAAATGCTGATTTTGAAAAATTTGATATAATCTATTGCATGGATATTGATATTTATGGAGATGTTATTTCTAAAGCTAAAAATGAAGAGCAGAGACAGAAAATATTTTTATTTTTAGAAGCGGCTGGAAATCATAAAGATGCAGAAGTGCCCGATCCATATTGGGGTGATATGAATGATTTTGAAGATGTATACCAGCTTTTGGATCAAGCCTGTAATATGATAAGTAAGCAAATTTTAAGTTAATATGAAATATATTTTTCTACTATTTATTTTAAGTTCCAGTATATTCTTTGCTCAAACTAAAGATGAGGTTGCCATTCGAAAAGTGATGAATGATTTTATGGAATGCATCAAAAACAGAAATGAAGAAAAGTTTCTTTCCCTATTTCAGGAACCAGTACTTTGGACTGGAATATATACGGACAGAACTCAAGCAAAACGTCTGGAGAAAAATCCTCAGGCTGAAGCTTATTTCTCTGATAATTATAAAACTTTTATTGCTGGATTTAAAGATGATAAATCAGAAGAGAAATTTGATCATATTAAAATTATTGAAGATGGATCAATCGCTTCGGCAAACTTTGACTATAGTTTCTGGTATGATGAAAAAATGAGCAATTGGGGAAAAGAGATCTGGACACTGATGAAGATCAAAGGTATCTGGAAAATTACTTCAGTTTCATTTTCCATGGACTTAACAAAATATTACCCACAACCTTCACTAAAAGAAAGAACCCAAAAATAATATAATGCTTTTTTTACTTCCTGCCTATTTATCAGAAAATACACCGCTTAGTCATTTTTCACCTGTGATGAATGATTATATCATGCAGACCGATTACTTTTTTGTGGAAAATGAAAAGACTGCCCGAAAAGTTATTAAGTTTTTCGCTCCCGATAAAAAGCAGTCAGATCTTAAACTGTTTTTACTGGATAAATATACTCAGAATGCAGATATAAAAGATGCTCAGGAATTGATGCTTAAAGGTCAGGATTTTGGACTGCTTTCCGAAGCTGGACTCCCTTGTATCGCTGACCCTGGAAACCTTGTTGTAAAATGGTGTCATGAGAAAAATATTAGGGTATTACCTATTTCTGGACCATCTTCTATTATTTTGGCTTTAATTTCCAGTGGGTTTAACGGTCAGGAGTTTTCCTTTAATGGATATCTTCCAATTGAAAAAGGAGAAAAAAAGAAACAGATCCTGCATTTAGAAAGTCTTGTACAGAAAACAGGTTACTCTCAAATTTTTATGGAAACACCATATCGGAATAATCCTCTTTTTGAAGATCTGTGCAAATTTTTATCTCCTCATACAAAACTCTGTATTGCAGCTAATATTAATGATCCGGAGCATGAGTTCATTCTGACAAAAACGATCAAGGAATGGCAAAAATTAAAACCGGAACTTCATAAAATTCCCGCTGTATTTGTTTTAGGAAAATAGTTGTCATTGCGAGCCGAAAGGCGAATAAATCTCATGAGAAACTTTACGGTTGTTCTTCTGTTAAATAGACAAGAGAATTATTTAACATGCATTAACGCACCCTTTGCATTATTGTTGTTTGACCTAGCATAACTTTAAAAAATTAAATTATGTCAGACAAGAAATTAGCAGGAATCTGGATAGATACTGAAAAAGCCATCGTAGTGAAAAACCATGATGCACAAAATGCCTTTAAATTTTTTCTTTGTAATCCCGTAAAAGCTGAGAAACAGCATGGGAACTCCAGTGAGAATGCTGGTAATAATGCTGAAAAAACCAATAGAGTAAAGTTTTTCAAAGAAGTTGAGCATTTATTGACCAATTCTCAGGAGGTCTATATTACAGGACCTGGAATTGTTCAGGAGGAGCTAAAACATTATCTGCATGATACGGCTCAATTCAGAGATCTGAAAATTACCTTAGATACCTCGCAACAGATGTCAGATGAAAAAGTATTGGAAACTGTAAAAGATTATTTCAATGCCTAGACCTTTTAATCAATAAAAATCCGAATATGAATTTCATATTCGGATTTTGTTTATTTTTTTCTTCTTCCTTTCCATTTTCTCCACAAGAATATAATTAAAGGGATCGTTAAAAAGAATGGCCAAAATGAGATTAGACCTAATATGAAACTTATAAAACTATTCCATCCTTGAGTAATAGAATCTCCAAAACGACTTCCAAATCCTATTTGTGATGTAGTTGAGCTTCTTACCTTCTCTTTATACAGACTTAAGTTTAATGTGCTGTAATTTACCCGGTCATCGATAAAACGAAGTTTTCCTTCTGCAACATCTATTTCATCCTCTAAACCACGAATTTTTTCCTGAATCTCAAGCATATCTTTTGTAGTAGATGCACCCTTAAGCAGATCACGGTATTTTTCAAGATAAATTTTCTTATTTGCTAATTTTATGGAAACATCTGTATACTCTTCAGTGACATCTTCCGATGAAATATTTTTTGATAATACTGAACCCATACCACTCGAAAGAGAATTGATGAGGGCATCAAAACTTTTATGTGGAACACGTATGGTAAGGTCTAAATTCTCGTCTACGTCTGAGTTTCTAAAGTTTTCAGTCTGAATATAGGCTTTGTTTTTCTTTAAGATTTCATTCACCTGACCCTGAGATTTTTTAATATCTCCAACCTGAATGCGCATATCTCCATTTTTAATAATTTTCTTAGAAATAGTATCTGATCTTTTGGAAGAGTTTTCTCTTTTTTGTTCTTGAGAGGGTGGAGGTGGAGGTGGAGGTTCATTTTCAGAAGGAATGTTTTTATCTTCCTGTAAGACTTCCATCAGGTCAGCTTTGGCCTCATGTTGGACAACACCATCAGATTTACTGCAATGTATAAGTAGTAGGCAAAATAAAGGAAGGATAGGGTTTTTCATTAGTAAGTTTTTATGTATCCTATCAAAAACTATGCTTGAAAATTACAGATTGACTTAATTTTTTAAATAAAAATTTGGATTAAAGATTAATGCTTATAAAATTGATATTTGAACTGGTCAGGGTTATTAAGATTCAAATTATTTCTTATTTTTATTCAATGAAAAAAAGTCTTTTAGTATTTATATGTGCTCCATTTTTCTTGTATGCCCAAGAGATTCCAAAGTTAACGGATGATATCGCATTAAAACTCGCGGATAAACCGCTTCACTGTATCAATCAGGAATATCCCAATAAAACAGCACACATCATTAACAACGAAACGGAGGTACCTTTAAGTCCAAAAAATCTACATCCAAGTTTTTATGGCTGTTTCGATTGGCATAGCTCTGTTCATGGGCATTGGATGTTGGTAAGGTTACTAAAGACAAAACCCAATCTATCGAACGCAAAAGAAATCGAAAAGATCCTTGATGGTTCTTTTCAAAAAGAAAATTTACAGTCTGAAGCTGATTACTTTACAAAATATCAATTGACAACTACTTTTGAAAGAACATATGGTTGGGGGTGGTTACTGAAGTTAGATGAAGAGTTGATGACCTGGAATCACCCAAAAGCTAAGATCTGGCACGAAAATCTAAAACCTTTAACTGATCAGATCCTAAAATCCTGGAAAACCTTTCTGCCAAAACAAACCTATCCTAACCGTACTGGTGTTCATCCAAACACTGCCTTTGCAATGGCTTTTGCCATAGATTGGGCAAGAGCAAGTAAAGATAAAGATTTTGAAAATCAACTTTTAGAAAAAGCCAGATATTTCTATTTAGCTGATGAGAAGACACCTGCCTATCTGGAGCCTGATGGCTCGGATTTCTTTTCTCCAAGTCTTGAAATTGCTGATCTGATGAGACGTGTTCTGCCACAAAAGGAATTTGTAAAATGGTTAAATAATTTCTACGAAAAAAGAAGCCTTGAGAATGTTGAAAAGATTCCTGTTGTCAGTGATTTAACCGATTATCAAACGATTCATTTAGTGGGGTTATCTTTTTCAAAAGCATGGTGTATGAAAGGAATAGCAAAAGCACTTCCCGATGGTAATCCTTTAAAAAAGGACTTTGCTAAAACAGCGGATAAATTCTTAGCCAATGGATTGCCTTTGTTATTTCAGGGGAATTATGGTGGCGATCACTGGCTTGCAAGCTTTGCAGTATATGCACTAGAAGATTAATATTTTATTCCTGTTTTTTTTAAAATAAAGGTCAAAAGCCAGATAGGACCCATTAAAAGGAATTGAAGATCTTTTACGAATGAAGGTTTTTTGCCTTCTATTTTATGTCCTAAAAAACGTAAAATCCATGTGATGATAAATATTGAAAGATAAATGATCCATGAGCTTTTCCAAAAATGAATATTGACAGTGTATACCAAATGTTCCATCAATATCATTATAATAAGCATAATAAAGCTGATCAGTA is part of the Chryseobacterium paludis genome and encodes:
- a CDS encoding DUF4349 domain-containing protein; the protein is MKNPILPLFCLLLIHCSKSDGVVQHEAKADLMEVLQEDKNIPSENEPPPPPPPSQEQKRENSSKRSDTISKKIIKNGDMRIQVGDIKKSQGQVNEILKKNKAYIQTENFRNSDVDENLDLTIRVPHKSFDALINSLSSGMGSVLSKNISSEDVTEEYTDVSIKLANKKIYLEKYRDLLKGASTTKDMLEIQEKIRGLEDEIDVAEGKLRFIDDRVNYSTLNLSLYKEKVRSSTTSQIGFGSRFGDSITQGWNSFISFILGLISFWPFFLTIPLIIFLWRKWKGRRKK
- a CDS encoding Cif family virulence factor, whose product is MKYIFLLFILSSSIFFAQTKDEVAIRKVMNDFMECIKNRNEEKFLSLFQEPVLWTGIYTDRTQAKRLEKNPQAEAYFSDNYKTFIAGFKDDKSEEKFDHIKIIEDGSIASANFDYSFWYDEKMSNWGKEIWTLMKIKGIWKITSVSFSMDLTKYYPQPSLKERTQK
- the dnaA gene encoding chromosomal replication initiator protein DnaA, with the protein product MDENLMMIWQKCLQFMRDNLNAAEDNSDLKKLEKSFDLLFDKVQPISLVDNNLTLMVPSDFYKEYIEDNYLSLLSAALKKNIGKGVKLWYSVMENKPNGLEKPVTMNMKGKSVPTPKMQETMPQGFSSNIVNPFVVPGIKKVNIDSNLKSDFSFDNYVEGESNKFAATVARSIAKRPGATAFNPLFLYGGYGVGKTHLGQAVGLEVKSQFPDKVVLYLSSEKFIQQFISAAKAHKQTEFANFYQMVDVLIIDDIQFLSGKSATQDSFFHIFDYLHQNGKQIILTSDKAPVDIMDIQDRIVSRFKWGLSAEIKSPDLDTRRKIIVDKLSRDGIVLTEDMLDFLAAEAKTNVRELIGVINSVIAYSTIYKSDLSLELLKDTINKIAANQKKIINIPYIQEIVCDYFGIKREQLLSKTRKREIALPRQLAMYFAKEFTNATFTKIGEEMGGKDHSTVMYACETIKDVSKIDKEVKKYVKELTERIKH
- a CDS encoding SAM-dependent methyltransferase: MLFLLPAYLSENTPLSHFSPVMNDYIMQTDYFFVENEKTARKVIKFFAPDKKQSDLKLFLLDKYTQNADIKDAQELMLKGQDFGLLSEAGLPCIADPGNLVVKWCHEKNIRVLPISGPSSIILALISSGFNGQEFSFNGYLPIEKGEKKKQILHLESLVQKTGYSQIFMETPYRNNPLFEDLCKFLSPHTKLCIAANINDPEHEFILTKTIKEWQKLKPELHKIPAVFVLGK
- a CDS encoding Mpo1 family 2-hydroxy fatty acid dioxygenase produces the protein MRKIDLFFAEYCKSHKNKTNKLIHWMCVPLIFWTILGFVSLIPSPHMCSPYFGCISIISIIAVVLVTVFYLRLSLLISFIMLIIMILMEHLVYTVNIHFWKSSWIIYLSIFIITWILRFLGHKIEGKKPSFVKDLQFLLMGPIWLLTFILKKTGIKY
- a CDS encoding DUF2891 domain-containing protein is translated as MKKSLLVFICAPFFLYAQEIPKLTDDIALKLADKPLHCINQEYPNKTAHIINNETEVPLSPKNLHPSFYGCFDWHSSVHGHWMLVRLLKTKPNLSNAKEIEKILDGSFQKENLQSEADYFTKYQLTTTFERTYGWGWLLKLDEELMTWNHPKAKIWHENLKPLTDQILKSWKTFLPKQTYPNRTGVHPNTAFAMAFAIDWARASKDKDFENQLLEKARYFYLADEKTPAYLEPDGSDFFSPSLEIADLMRRVLPQKEFVKWLNNFYEKRSLENVEKIPVVSDLTDYQTIHLVGLSFSKAWCMKGIAKALPDGNPLKKDFAKTADKFLANGLPLLFQGNYGGDHWLASFAVYALED
- a CDS encoding low molecular weight protein-tyrosine-phosphatase, with amino-acid sequence MKILMVCLGNICRSPLAEGIMKTKLPDGFFVDSVGTISMHEGEHPDKRAIKTASNHGIDISKQRSRPISNADFEKFDIIYCMDIDIYGDVISKAKNEEQRQKIFLFLEAAGNHKDAEVPDPYWGDMNDFEDVYQLLDQACNMISKQILS